The Christiangramia forsetii KT0803 DNA segment TTAATAAAAATGCCAATCATAGAACCGATGATTATGGTGGAAATATTCAAAACAGAGCTCGTTTTTTCTTTGATGTACTGGAAGCCGTAAGTGAAATCTGGCCCGAAAATCAAATTGGATGCAGATTCAACCCATCGCTTCACAAATCATTTGGAATTATTGCTACTGAAGAAAGCATAGCTACTTTCGACTATATCATTGAAAAACTCAATGCGTACGATCTGGCTTATGTACATCTCTCAGAACCTTTTACAGATGTAAGTGATGTACCATACCTGGAAACTGAAATTGCCAAACATTACAGAAAAATTTACAAGGGAACTTTGATGATCAATAATGGCTTTGATCGTGAATCTGGGAATAAGGTAATCGAAGAAGGAGATGCAGACCTGGTAGCCTACGCAAAATGGTTTATTTCAAATCCTGATCTGCCAAAACGCTTTGAAAATAAATGGCCTTTAGCCGAATATGATGAAGACACTTTTTATACTACTGGAAAAGAGGGATACACAGATTATCCAAATTATGAAGGAGATAAAGATTCATAATTTTTTTATAAACCTATTCTAAAAGCTGTTAATAGAGTTTGGACGGTATAAATCTTAAGGTAACTTAGAATTAATTAAAAACATATAAATTATGGATCAGAAGAAACTTGACCACATGAGGTCTACATTAAACAGATTAGAAGATATCAAGAATACACAAAGTAGTATCATTGATAAAATTAATCATGTGATCACAGATTTATTTGAACATCCCGATAAAAATCTGGAAAAAGTGATGGAAGATGCCCATCAAAAAGCCTCAGATAATATCGATGCAATTAGGGAAGCGATGGAAGAATATGAAATGGCCATTAACAAAATGGAGAATCAGGATTAATTTAAAAATACATTAACAGGCTTTTAAAGAAGCAATCTATAAATTGAGGTCAGTGTAAAACTGACCTTTTTTTATGAAACATATTAATTCCAGTGATATCGAAAAAATGGAAAAAATTTTCCGTTTGAATTTAATAAATAGTTGTACAGGCTATAAATCTGCCAACCTCATAGCCACAAAATCTAAAAATGGGAATTCAAATGTGGCTGTCTTTAGCTCCATAACTCATATGGGAAGTAATCCTGCTATGCTTGGATTTGTTACCAGGCCTTTGAGTGTTTCCAGGAATACCTATAAAAATATCAAAGAGACCTCATATTTTACTGTAAATCACATACATCAAAAAATGATTGAACAGGCGCATCAAACTGCCGCAAAATATGACGAAGAGATTTCTGAATTTCATAAAAC contains these protein-coding regions:
- a CDS encoding flavin reductase family protein; protein product: MKHINSSDIEKMEKIFRLNLINSCTGYKSANLIATKSKNGNSNVAVFSSITHMGSNPAMLGFVTRPLSVSRNTYKNIKETSYFTVNHIHQKMIEQAHQTAAKYDEEISEFHKTGLNEKYLDDFHAPYVEQSEIKLGCKYLNEYPIKENDTLLVVAAIEHIYFDEGIQMPDGWLRLEDAETVAVNGLDGYALPSLLDRFHYARPNQEVKSFFSKKTDS